Part of the Sulfuricella denitrificans skB26 genome is shown below.
TTAATGGTTATTTTATTTCATGCCGGTTTTAATTTTGTTAAAGGCGGATATGTAGGCGTCGATATTTTCTTTGTTATTTCAGGATATTTAATTACAAGAAAAATTAAAAATGATTTAGACAAAGGAGTTTTTTCGCTTTCCAATTTTTACAATGGCCGAATAAGACGGCTGATGCCTGCCTATATTGTTGTTTCTGCTGTCACTTTTGTTTTTGCCACCAATCTACTTATTCCTCTCGATTACAAATTCTATACAACCTCGTTAGTCGCTTCATACTTTTCCGCTTCTAATATATTTTTTTCAATGATGTCGGGCGGATACTTTTCATCTCGAATGGAAGAGTTTCCGTTATTACATACCTGGTCACTCGCAGTTGAAGAACAATTTTATTACCTTTGGCCAGCATTCTTAATAATTTGTTATAAATACAAAAGAATACTTAATCCCACTTTCCTGTTAATAGGAATTTTTACATTATCCCTAATTCTTTCAGAATGGGCTTCTTCTCAAAGCAATACATCTGCTTATTTCCTCATTCCATATAGAGCATTTGAATTATTACTGGGCGCCCTGATCACCACCCAACATTCAGAAAAATATACTTTAAAACAATGGCATAATAACGTGCTATCAATCATTGGTTTAATTGTAATTTTTGCATCTGCGACAATTTTAACAAAAAATAGCAGATTCCCCGGCCTTAATGCTTTGTGGCCCTCCCTTGGAGCAGCTATATTAATCTTTTCTGGCCGCGACGCTTCCTCTATTGGCTCAAAATTCTTATCACTCAAACCATTGGTATGGATTGGCTTACTTTCTTATTCCTTATATTTGTGGCACTGGCCAATTTTTGCTTTTCTTCGTTACACACATGTTGAACTAAATTCAATTTCATCCACATTGGCGATTTTTCTTTCAATCGTTCTTTCGATTTTTTCATGGAAATATGTCGAGATCCCATTCAGAAAACAATACCTCTATCCATTCAAGAAAACCTTAATTTTATTGTTCATTACGCCAGCTTTTTTTGCATTGAGTTGCGGAATTATTGTTTATCTAGGTAACGGCATACCGCAAAGGTTCTCCCCAGAAATACGCGAAATAACCGCATCCTATTCTTCAGAAATAGACCTGGG
Proteins encoded:
- a CDS encoding acyltransferase family protein, producing MTHPIQPPKKYRQDIDGLRAVAVLMVILFHAGFNFVKGGYVGVDIFFVISGYLITRKIKNDLDKGVFSLSNFYNGRIRRLMPAYIVVSAVTFVFATNLLIPLDYKFYTTSLVASYFSASNIFFSMMSGGYFSSRMEEFPLLHTWSLAVEEQFYYLWPAFLIICYKYKRILNPTFLLIGIFTLSLILSEWASSQSNTSAYFLIPYRAFELLLGALITTQHSEKYTLKQWHNNVLSIIGLIVIFASATILTKNSRFPGLNALWPSLGAAILIFSGRDASSIGSKFLSLKPLVWIGLLSYSLYLWHWPIFAFLRYTHVELNSISSTLAIFLSIVLSIFSWKYVEIPFRKQYLYPFKKTLILLFITPAFFALSCGIIVYLGNGIPQRFSPEIREITASYSSEIDLGRDCSIHKDDYANVTLKHLTDKCAFGPNKNNHPQLLLIGDSHANHIKPFLEVLTSDAGFGSVYHVQGSCSVADGFMEGDVHDASTTPSCIKRNGELLRMAKSFKYVVLASNWSAKKGKDDFKRSLESVVLHVIKTGARPVIIKDVAGSEVDLSRCILYKKLGWAKDNTNCNIPREDFRGAHELIDEAIDEIQKENKSVIIIDPNNILCSDNGCVTSIKNTAIYRDTSHINATASQLLGKMYLNRYGNPFNN